Proteins from a single region of Candidatus Poribacteria bacterium:
- a CDS encoding sugar phosphate isomerase/epimerase, with amino-acid sequence MAKKLSIGSWAYAFGPYEDNPIPFDTVVKTLSELEFDGIEIGAFKPHIDINDYPMKSERDAVRGLIAYYGLEVSGLAADFWSHPGPATDEAQEDDRYYKLFKESLQLALDLGSPAIRVDTVSDPEAGVEGVEREEAWDRIVSVWRRCAQVAEDHGVLMLWEFEPGFMFNKPSEIIEMPKAVDHPNFKVMFDTCHAQMCAVVGARQPGEQETLGENGVIDLARQLKGQIGHFHLIDSDNTLHDDETSTHAPFGDGVLDFDAIIPVIMEETGYDGDWFSIDLCFWPNAWDVTEDAKKFLTPYLERY; translated from the coding sequence ATGGCAAAAAAATTGTCAATTGGAAGTTGGGCTTACGCGTTTGGGCCCTATGAAGATAACCCGATTCCGTTTGATACCGTCGTCAAGACACTCAGCGAACTTGAATTTGATGGTATTGAAATTGGAGCGTTTAAACCGCATATTGACATTAACGACTATCCCATGAAAAGTGAGCGGGATGCCGTCAGGGGCTTAATCGCCTATTACGGTTTAGAGGTCTCTGGATTGGCGGCAGATTTCTGGTCGCACCCCGGGCCCGCTACAGATGAGGCACAAGAGGACGATAGGTATTACAAACTCTTCAAAGAGAGTCTCCAGCTCGCGTTGGACCTCGGCTCACCGGCTATCCGAGTCGATACAGTGAGCGATCCCGAAGCAGGCGTGGAGGGCGTTGAGCGTGAGGAAGCGTGGGATCGGATCGTTTCCGTCTGGCGGCGCTGCGCGCAAGTCGCTGAAGATCATGGTGTGCTGATGCTCTGGGAATTTGAACCCGGATTTATGTTCAACAAACCCAGCGAGATTATTGAAATGCCGAAGGCAGTCGACCACCCGAATTTCAAGGTGATGTTCGATACCTGCCACGCACAAATGTGTGCCGTTGTCGGTGCCAGGCAGCCCGGAGAACAGGAGACACTCGGTGAGAATGGGGTCATCGACCTTGCACGGCAACTGAAAGGGCAAATCGGTCATTTCCACCTTATCGATTCCGATAATACGCTCCATGACGACGAAACAAGCACACACGCGCCTTTCGGAGATGGTGTCCTCGACTTTGACGCGATTATTCCAGTCATCATGGAAGAGACTGGATACGACGGCGATTGGTTCTCCATCGATCTCTGTTTCTGGCCCAATGCTTGGGATGTCACGGAAGACGCAAAGAAATTCCTAACACCCTATTTGGAAAGGTATTAA
- the nadC gene encoding carboxylating nicotinate-nucleotide diphosphorylase has protein sequence MLNLRSLDSLIDLAFAEDIGIGDITTEATVPPTRKGIGTLLAKSDGIVAGLPVAERVFAKLDETLGFRALVSDGDAVKAGTPIAEVQGSAKAILIGERTALNFLQRLSGIATLTAQFVEAVSDYDAKIVDTRKTAAGWRAVQKYAVRVGGGSNHRFGLYDGVLIKDNHIVAAGGVHNAVRRAREIVPHTAKIEIEIETVDQVDEALAAGADILLLDNMPLGIMRGVVQEVGDRVITEASGGIMLDRVQAVAATGVNLISVGALTHSAMPMDISLTLTLVES, from the coding sequence ATGCTTAATCTGCGTTCATTGGATTCCCTAATTGACTTGGCGTTTGCGGAAGATATTGGTATTGGCGATATAACGACAGAGGCAACAGTGCCGCCTACGCGGAAGGGTATAGGAACCCTACTTGCCAAGAGTGACGGTATCGTCGCAGGACTACCGGTCGCCGAACGCGTCTTCGCGAAATTGGATGAGACGTTGGGATTTCGAGCCCTTGTCAGTGATGGGGATGCAGTGAAGGCAGGGACCCCGATTGCTGAAGTACAAGGCAGTGCCAAGGCGATTCTGATAGGTGAGCGGACTGCTCTTAATTTCCTACAGCGGCTTTCAGGAATAGCGACGCTCACGGCACAATTTGTGGAAGCCGTCTCTGACTATGATGCCAAAATAGTGGACACTCGGAAGACTGCAGCCGGATGGCGCGCGGTTCAAAAATATGCTGTCCGCGTCGGCGGCGGTTCCAACCACCGTTTTGGTCTCTACGACGGGGTGCTAATCAAGGATAACCATATCGTTGCTGCTGGTGGTGTTCACAATGCCGTGCGGCGGGCACGGGAGATTGTTCCACATACGGCGAAGATAGAGATTGAAATTGAGACCGTTGACCAAGTTGACGAGGCATTGGCAGCAGGCGCGGACATCTTACTCCTTGACAATATGCCGCTTGGCATTATGCGAGGCGTTGTTCAAGAGGTAGGCGATCGGGTGATAACTGAAGCGTCAGGTGGGATTATGCTGGATCGGGTGCAGGCTGTCGCAGCGACAGGGGTGAACCTCATATCTGTTGGAGCACTCACTCACTCGGCGATGCCGATGGATATTAGCCTTACCTTGACACTCGTTGAATCGTAA
- a CDS encoding type II toxin-antitoxin system death-on-curing family toxin: MKYLTIEDILIIAVGHVGDYQLLNENQLHYLVDIVGEKFGNIDLFPTVFQKAAVYAHHIITGHIFFDGNKRIGLTCAFQFLELNGYFRRADIDDSIIDLGFKIADGTITDIEVIADRMQSWIL; encoded by the coding sequence ATGAAATATTTGACAATTGAAGATATTCTAATCATTGCCGTGGGGCATGTGGGTGACTATCAGCTGCTAAATGAAAATCAGTTACATTATTTGGTGGACATAGTGGGTGAGAAATTTGGTAACATCGACCTGTTTCCAACTGTATTTCAAAAAGCTGCCGTGTATGCCCACCATATCATTACAGGACATATATTTTTCGATGGGAACAAACGTATCGGTCTAACGTGTGCGTTCCAGTTTTTAGAATTGAACGGTTATTTCCGTCGGGCAGACATTGATGACTCCATTATTGATCTCGGCTTCAAGATTGCCGATGGAACTATAACCGATATTGAAGTAATTGCAGATCGTATGCAGTCGTGGATTTTGTAA
- a CDS encoding creatininase family protein — protein MRKEVRWERMFPDELEAAFDECPTVYFTYGLCEPHGPQNTVGLDALKAHAIACRAAQTHGGIVAPPDYWHIHEHGMYANWAYRSVGEVRSWLTAMPAWQHFKNVCYHVRAADALGFHAAIFLTGHYGPNWQDLKTLLSLIQPHFAMRLYGLPDFEANTPGFDQQGNGGDHAGRVETSLLWALEPDCVDMSRMPETDAGSPHFAMGANAFESDRRIGERMVNDEVAWLGQKMQELLEAYAAADISDRQQVTFEEVERIWAETVSPALKTFETMKDPDESPPEDSQWFRQCKIPELL, from the coding sequence ATGCGAAAAGAGGTACGTTGGGAACGGATGTTCCCTGATGAATTAGAAGCAGCATTTGATGAATGCCCCACTGTCTATTTCACTTACGGTCTGTGCGAACCCCACGGCCCCCAAAACACTGTAGGATTGGATGCGCTCAAAGCACACGCAATCGCTTGTCGCGCGGCACAAACCCACGGCGGCATTGTCGCACCCCCGGACTACTGGCACATCCACGAACACGGGATGTATGCGAATTGGGCATATCGAAGTGTCGGCGAAGTGCGGAGCTGGCTCACTGCAATGCCTGCATGGCAACACTTCAAAAACGTCTGCTACCACGTCCGCGCTGCCGATGCACTCGGATTTCACGCAGCCATCTTCCTCACAGGACACTATGGACCCAACTGGCAAGACCTCAAGACCCTCCTCTCTCTAATTCAACCGCACTTCGCCATGCGTCTCTACGGACTCCCTGATTTCGAGGCGAACACACCCGGATTTGATCAACAAGGTAACGGTGGAGACCATGCCGGTAGAGTCGAAACATCACTCCTATGGGCATTAGAACCCGACTGCGTTGACATGTCACGCATGCCCGAAACTGATGCAGGCAGCCCGCATTTCGCTATGGGCGCGAATGCCTTCGAGTCAGACAGACGTATCGGTGAACGGATGGTGAACGATGAAGTCGCATGGCTCGGACAAAAGATGCAGGAACTCTTGGAGGCTTACGCAGCAGCGGATATTTCTGACCGTCAACAGGTAACTTTTGAGGAAGTCGAACGAATATGGGCAGAAACAGTGTCACCTGCTTTGAAGACTTTTGAGACAATGAAAGATCCAGATGAATCGCCACCGGAAGATTCACAATGGTTTCGACAGTGCAAGATCCCAGAACTCCTCTGA
- a CDS encoding NAD(P)-dependent oxidoreductase yields MAATTYEKIEPTTTKLGWIGTGVMGRWMCQHLMDLGYAMTVYNRTKSKADPLLEAGAAWADSPEDVAATSDIIFTIVGFPPDVREVYLGDNGILKGAKSGSIIVDMTTTEPSLAQEIYAAAQAQDVSSVDAPVSGGDVGAREARLSIMVGGDEAAVQAVMPLFEAMGKNIVHQGGAGAGQHTKMCNQITISGTMIGVCEGLIYGYRAGLDLETMLSSISGGAAACWSLDNLAPRVLQRNFDPGFFVEHFIKDMSIALDEARKMNLSLPGLALVHQLYTAVQAQGHGRLGTQALMLALEQMSGVEID; encoded by the coding sequence ATGGCAGCTACTACTTATGAGAAAATTGAACCTACGACAACAAAGCTCGGCTGGATTGGCACCGGGGTCATGGGACGCTGGATGTGTCAACATCTAATGGATTTGGGATACGCGATGACGGTCTATAACCGAACGAAATCGAAAGCGGATCCACTTCTGGAGGCAGGCGCAGCGTGGGCAGATTCGCCGGAAGATGTTGCAGCGACTTCCGATATTATCTTCACAATAGTCGGATTTCCACCGGATGTCCGGGAGGTCTATCTCGGCGATAACGGCATCTTGAAGGGTGCGAAGTCTGGAAGTATCATCGTTGATATGACAACAACCGAGCCGTCACTGGCGCAGGAAATTTATGCTGCAGCGCAGGCACAAGATGTTTCGTCGGTGGATGCTCCTGTTTCGGGCGGCGATGTCGGAGCCCGAGAAGCACGCCTCTCGATTATGGTCGGTGGGGATGAGGCTGCTGTGCAAGCTGTAATGCCGCTCTTTGAGGCGATGGGTAAAAATATTGTGCATCAAGGTGGCGCAGGCGCGGGACAGCACACCAAAATGTGTAACCAAATTACGATTTCTGGAACGATGATTGGGGTCTGCGAAGGGTTGATTTACGGCTACAGAGCCGGTTTGGATTTGGAGACGATGTTGTCCTCAATTAGCGGTGGCGCAGCGGCGTGTTGGTCCCTTGATAACTTAGCACCACGGGTGCTGCAACGCAACTTCGATCCCGGTTTCTTCGTGGAGCATTTCATCAAAGATATGAGTATCGCTTTGGACGAGGCACGCAAAATGAATTTAAGTCTACCGGGTTTGGCGTTGGTACATCAACTTTACACGGCAGTACAAGCACAAGGGCACGGTAGATTGGGAACCCAAGCCTTGATGTTGGCATTAGAGCAGATGTCCGGTGTCGAGATAGATTAG
- a CDS encoding DUF4403 family protein — MSKQKKLIVGAIFLGAVLMLITLFLLLPRKSDLTLKAPAPPRAVTPVPLPPPIPSTIVAKADLPIQDVKQLTESVLKDYLSKPIKWKDGIIDASINLHLDALTMTSAADGTVSVRSPFRFNGWIRVSKEIFGKVLEKRENFEGKATASLTLTPTLNPDWRITTKTTSDISIQKAELEILGITVSVRRILTELVREKVLPKLEDLIVKYITSIDIKTRVAGLWAKLYEPMVLKQTPPIVLIMEPLEILSENLSSDGEMLFLSFGIKTYIQANIGETSTDSVSHVGPRADLPNIHFVDSLESGYHIIAPIDVTYATIENFAKPHVEKTHKLKGVDTFVENLTLHGSGTQLAAGVGFSMPSFGANGQLYMLGTLVYNATTTSLSVTEFDYSLTTQSLLLEVAEHVGEGIFPNLRTTVEEKLLFPLEAELTTLRERLSDVIADRSIDPYLHLHGTVDTLTPETLYLTQEGVRVPVRLQGNLTCEITLNASNAP; from the coding sequence ATGAGTAAACAGAAAAAACTGATTGTCGGTGCGATCTTTCTTGGTGCCGTTTTAATGCTAATCACGTTATTCTTGCTGCTGCCACGAAAGTCGGACCTTACCCTCAAAGCACCGGCACCCCCGCGAGCAGTCACACCCGTGCCATTACCGCCCCCTATCCCTTCAACTATTGTTGCGAAAGCAGACCTGCCAATACAAGATGTCAAACAATTAACGGAGTCCGTCCTCAAAGACTATCTCAGTAAGCCGATCAAGTGGAAAGATGGCATTATTGATGCCTCTATCAATTTACACCTCGATGCGCTGACAATGACAAGCGCGGCTGATGGAACGGTATCAGTCCGAAGTCCGTTTCGGTTCAACGGTTGGATACGCGTCTCAAAGGAAATTTTTGGGAAGGTCCTCGAAAAACGCGAAAATTTTGAAGGGAAAGCGACGGCATCTTTAACCCTCACACCAACGCTTAATCCTGACTGGCGCATTACCACAAAAACTACCTCTGACATCTCTATTCAGAAAGCAGAACTTGAAATTTTGGGGATTACAGTCTCAGTCCGCCGGATTCTTACCGAATTGGTCAGAGAGAAAGTCCTTCCGAAATTAGAGGATCTCATCGTCAAATATATCACCAGTATAGATATAAAAACGCGAGTTGCGGGTTTATGGGCAAAACTCTATGAACCGATGGTCCTAAAACAAACGCCTCCAATCGTTCTTATCATGGAGCCGCTGGAAATTCTGTCAGAAAACCTATCAAGCGATGGAGAGATGCTCTTCCTCAGCTTCGGCATAAAAACGTACATTCAAGCCAACATCGGAGAGACCTCAACCGATTCAGTCTCCCACGTGGGTCCCCGCGCCGATTTGCCGAATATTCATTTCGTGGATTCACTCGAATCCGGCTACCATATTATCGCGCCAATCGACGTAACTTACGCTACTATTGAAAACTTCGCCAAGCCGCATGTCGAAAAAACACACAAACTCAAAGGTGTTGACACATTCGTTGAAAATTTAACACTCCACGGTAGCGGTACGCAGCTGGCGGCAGGTGTTGGATTTAGCATGCCATCTTTCGGAGCAAACGGGCAGCTTTACATGCTCGGAACACTTGTGTATAACGCAACCACAACATCGCTTTCTGTCACCGAATTCGATTATTCTCTGACAACCCAAAGCCTACTCTTAGAAGTCGCTGAACATGTAGGCGAAGGGATTTTCCCAAATCTACGCACGACTGTTGAAGAAAAGCTTCTTTTTCCTTTAGAAGCAGAACTCACGACACTGCGTGAAAGATTATCAGACGTTATCGCAGACCGTTCGATCGATCCTTACCTCCACTTGCACGGCACTGTTGATACCCTCACACCAGAGACGCTCTATCTCACACAGGAAGGTGTGCGCGTCCCCGTCCGTTTACAAGGCAACTTGACATGTGAAATTACTCTCAACGCCTCAAACGCGCCATAG
- a CDS encoding phytanoyl-CoA dioxygenase family protein, with the protein METKNPQLAELYRKDGFLTGIPISNETEATQHRRAYDALEAEVGKEICEIGLIDWHFDHQFIWDLATHPKIVDVIEALIGPDVMLLATHFFCKYGPRDKFVAWHQDVTYWGLEPPDAITAWYAIDDSDTGNGCMQVIPGSHQRGIQEHGTSEQAGNLLSINQEVPVTESEADSAVDLVLKAGEMSIHHGQMIHGSLPNHSTRRRCGLTIRYIDPSVKQAEENSLKRPWKPILLRGEDRYQNFTTVPNPF; encoded by the coding sequence ATGGAAACGAAAAACCCACAACTCGCCGAACTTTACCGAAAAGACGGATTTTTGACCGGTATTCCTATTTCTAATGAAACTGAAGCGACACAGCATAGACGTGCCTACGATGCATTGGAAGCAGAAGTTGGCAAAGAGATATGTGAAATCGGTCTTATTGACTGGCACTTTGACCATCAATTTATCTGGGACCTCGCAACGCATCCAAAGATTGTAGATGTTATTGAAGCACTTATTGGTCCCGATGTTATGTTATTAGCGACCCACTTTTTCTGCAAATATGGACCTCGCGACAAGTTTGTTGCATGGCATCAAGATGTGACATATTGGGGTCTTGAACCCCCGGACGCGATTACGGCTTGGTATGCGATAGATGACAGCGACACCGGCAACGGTTGTATGCAGGTAATTCCCGGAAGCCATCAGCGCGGTATCCAAGAACACGGCACATCTGAACAGGCGGGCAATCTGCTAAGCATCAATCAGGAAGTTCCTGTCACCGAATCGGAAGCAGACAGTGCCGTTGATCTCGTGTTGAAAGCGGGAGAGATGTCCATCCACCACGGACAGATGATTCACGGCAGTCTACCGAATCATTCTACGCGTCGGCGATGCGGTCTCACAATCCGCTATATTGATCCATCCGTGAAACAAGCAGAAGAAAACTCACTGAAACGTCCGTGGAAACCGATCCTACTGCGCGGCGAAGATCGGTATCAGAACTTCACGACCGTGCCAAATCCATTTTAA
- the solA gene encoding N-methyl-L-tryptophan oxidase, with the protein MNTHIYDAIVIGAGGMGSATAYHLAKSGADVLVLEQFQRGHKFGSSHGETRIIRFFYDKPFYTELMKTAYAEWRDLESVSGKPLLFITGSVGFGARGNPYGRATKQSLDASGVESEWWNGTQLADRFPQFQGVKDMDVLWQKDTGFLRAAACTATHLQLAEKHGATVQEETPVIKVDWQTDVPTVQTKNDQFQGKKIVVTAGAWAGILLTELKLPLTVTKQQVCYYQPTNIDRFQPDRFPVFVESTVDGEFIYGIPAFGSFDTGGGLKIARHGRGEIISPDTRDRTPDADYIAHIDAYVQERIPELGKATHAEVCLYTETPDEDFIIDTHPDRSDILIAAGFSGHGFKFCALVGRIMSELVLNGETHFDIHPFRIERKHKISSGIPRLQA; encoded by the coding sequence ATGAACACTCACATCTACGACGCAATCGTTATTGGTGCCGGTGGAATGGGCAGCGCAACGGCATACCACCTTGCTAAATCGGGGGCAGATGTCCTTGTCTTAGAACAGTTTCAGCGCGGACATAAGTTCGGCAGCTCACACGGAGAAACTCGGATTATCCGTTTCTTTTACGATAAGCCTTTCTATACCGAGTTGATGAAAACCGCTTATGCCGAGTGGCGCGATCTGGAATCCGTATCGGGGAAACCGCTCCTCTTCATCACAGGGAGTGTTGGTTTCGGTGCAAGGGGAAACCCCTACGGACGGGCGACAAAACAAAGCTTAGATGCCTCAGGTGTCGAATCTGAGTGGTGGAACGGGACACAATTAGCAGATCGTTTCCCGCAATTTCAAGGCGTGAAGGATATGGACGTTCTCTGGCAGAAGGATACCGGTTTCCTCCGCGCCGCTGCGTGCACCGCTACACATCTACAACTGGCAGAAAAACACGGCGCAACGGTTCAAGAAGAGACCCCAGTAATCAAGGTTGACTGGCAAACGGATGTTCCAACTGTTCAGACTAAAAACGATCAGTTTCAGGGAAAAAAAATCGTCGTGACGGCGGGAGCGTGGGCGGGTATTCTTCTCACAGAACTGAAGCTTCCACTCACCGTTACAAAACAACAAGTCTGCTACTACCAACCCACAAATATCGACCGTTTTCAGCCAGACCGGTTCCCAGTTTTCGTGGAATCAACAGTAGATGGGGAATTTATTTACGGTATCCCGGCTTTCGGCTCTTTTGATACGGGTGGCGGATTAAAAATTGCGCGTCACGGAAGGGGTGAGATTATCTCTCCTGATACGCGCGATCGCACACCCGATGCGGATTACATTGCCCATATAGATGCTTACGTGCAAGAACGCATCCCAGAACTTGGAAAAGCCACACACGCCGAAGTTTGTCTCTACACTGAAACACCAGACGAAGACTTTATCATCGACACACACCCAGACCGCTCAGACATCCTGATTGCGGCAGGCTTCTCAGGACACGGCTTCAAGTTCTGTGCTCTTGTCGGACGCATCATGAGCGAGCTTGTCCTTAACGGCGAAACCCACTTTGACATCCATCCATTTCGTATTGAGCGAAAACACAAAATCTCAAGCGGCATTCCGAGGCTTCAAGCATGA
- a CDS encoding polysaccharide deacetylase family protein: MKSIIAAVSGVAIVGLLWIFFKPPFGKNIVHLNTNQRVVALTYDDGPSPSYTDPLLDVLAKHDVKATFFMIGNRVKQHPETVRRVIAEGHQIGNHSYSHPVLGLLPPSQVRREIERTDALLRQIGVKGEIVFRAPVLTRFLPVAWVLAKRDRAHVSCNVWSWDWITQNPDRITKTVLKKVKPGSIIVLHDGKGVYGNAKRLGTVEATDRIITALKREGYTFVRVSDVRR, encoded by the coding sequence ATGAAATCAATAATTGCTGCTGTGTCAGGGGTCGCAATCGTGGGGCTGTTGTGGATTTTCTTCAAACCGCCCTTCGGTAAGAACATTGTTCACCTGAACACAAATCAACGGGTTGTCGCGCTTACCTACGATGATGGCCCGAGTCCGTCTTATACCGATCCCTTGCTGGATGTCCTCGCCAAACACGATGTTAAAGCCACTTTCTTTATGATCGGGAATCGGGTCAAACAGCATCCTGAAACGGTTCGCCGCGTGATCGCTGAAGGACACCAGATCGGTAACCATTCCTACAGTCACCCTGTACTGGGTTTGCTGCCGCCGTCCCAGGTCCGACGGGAAATTGAACGGACGGATGCCCTGCTTCGGCAAATCGGAGTAAAGGGTGAGATTGTGTTTCGGGCACCTGTGCTAACAAGGTTTCTGCCGGTGGCGTGGGTGCTCGCGAAGCGGGATCGCGCACATGTGAGCTGCAATGTATGGAGTTGGGATTGGATAACACAGAACCCAGACAGAATCACCAAAACGGTGTTGAAGAAGGTAAAGCCGGGTTCCATTATCGTCCTACACGATGGGAAAGGTGTCTATGGGAATGCCAAACGTCTGGGGACCGTCGAGGCAACAGACAGGATCATTACTGCCCTTAAACGGGAGGGATACACGTTTGTGCGGGTATCGGATGTCCGCCGATGA
- a CDS encoding 1-acyl-sn-glycerol-3-phosphate acyltransferase, which produces MLDFKPPKPSTTAIQVAKALMPLVNRLCLKGLALDVDAESIARLKMTDGYPTVLAPNHAARADPAVTFLLSKELSQQYYYLTARETFDKGRFGGLRSFLLQRFGAYSIVRGTADRNAFRTTRALLSEDNASLVIFAEGEISLQNDTVMRFERGIVQLCFWALDDMAKAEVSKPLYVVPIGIKYRYPQDMWGDIDAALTELEESILPPAERKSVERYDRLRRIGVTMFRTLAAEYQYKVDETVPLDVHIQRMKEHILSHAERIMGIDTNADVLTRVRALKNLVDAEVYRDIDQMTEYEQKIHEELLQKFQQFYPDLERLINFIAISDGYVAEEQSPERFLEVIIRLEREVFGTSKMRGPRVASVRVGEPKNLREYYDTYKAQKRETVEQITLELETVVQDLVRGIS; this is translated from the coding sequence ATGTTAGATTTTAAACCCCCTAAACCGAGTACAACCGCAATTCAGGTTGCGAAAGCACTTATGCCGCTTGTCAACCGCTTGTGTTTGAAGGGATTGGCGTTGGATGTTGATGCGGAATCTATTGCCCGTCTAAAAATGACAGATGGCTACCCTACCGTATTAGCACCCAATCATGCGGCACGTGCCGATCCTGCCGTTACATTCCTCTTGTCCAAAGAACTCTCTCAGCAGTATTACTACCTGACTGCACGGGAGACCTTTGACAAAGGAAGATTCGGCGGTTTACGCAGTTTTCTGTTGCAACGGTTCGGTGCTTATTCAATTGTGCGGGGCACCGCCGACCGAAACGCCTTCCGCACAACGCGGGCACTCCTATCTGAAGACAACGCATCCCTTGTTATCTTCGCGGAAGGGGAAATTTCGCTGCAGAATGACACTGTTATGCGCTTTGAGAGGGGGATTGTACAACTCTGTTTCTGGGCGTTGGACGATATGGCGAAGGCGGAAGTCAGCAAACCGCTTTATGTTGTTCCTATCGGGATCAAATACCGTTATCCACAAGACATGTGGGGCGACATTGATGCTGCCCTCACAGAATTAGAGGAGAGCATTCTACCACCTGCCGAACGAAAGTCGGTTGAACGCTATGATCGGTTGCGACGCATCGGTGTGACAATGTTCAGAACGCTTGCAGCCGAATATCAATACAAGGTGGATGAAACCGTACCGCTTGATGTACACATCCAAAGAATGAAAGAGCACATTTTATCCCATGCTGAAAGAATCATGGGGATCGACACTAACGCTGATGTACTCACAAGGGTCCGGGCATTGAAAAACTTGGTCGATGCTGAAGTCTATAGAGACATTGATCAGATGACCGAATATGAACAGAAGATACATGAGGAGCTGCTCCAGAAATTTCAACAATTCTATCCAGATTTGGAGCGGTTAATTAATTTCATAGCAATTTCGGATGGGTATGTTGCTGAAGAGCAGTCGCCGGAGCGATTTCTTGAAGTGATCATCCGTCTGGAGAGAGAAGTCTTTGGTACGTCAAAAATGCGGGGTCCAAGGGTCGCATCCGTCCGTGTCGGTGAACCCAAAAATCTCCGAGAATATTACGATACCTATAAGGCACAGAAAAGAGAGACAGTGGAGCAGATAACCCTTGAACTTGAGACAGTAGTCCAGGATTTGGTCAGGGGTATATCATAA
- the dnaN gene encoding DNA polymerase III subunit beta yields the protein MELTFERDDLLYALQVLQGVASGRNTLPILSNVLIHAEGNSIECMATDLEIGIRMKVEGKVTEEGAITVSAKKLGDIVKELPSDKPIDLATTANDRVELICGDGVYKIIGMPDEEFPQLPSVEGNAVAIGGETLRDVLQKTEFAASTEEVRYFLNGLYFNFLDEKTEVVATDGKRLALAHCEPLNSPGEAKGFIVPLKAVREIERTFAESGEVNVSVFENQILFTDGDATLTTRLVDGEYPSYQKIIPETSEGKTTVSKEHILRATRRVAVLSNPKNFSISLEIDTEQIRVSAKTPELGEAHETLPVESSTGTVRIGFDARLLVEAFAHIETESLSIEFSGELNPVLIKPVGTDNYLTLIMPMRLEPVSA from the coding sequence ATGGAACTAACTTTTGAAAGAGATGATCTCCTGTATGCCCTACAGGTACTACAAGGCGTTGCGAGTGGACGGAACACTTTACCTATCCTCTCAAATGTTCTCATCCACGCGGAAGGGAACAGTATCGAATGTATGGCAACCGACCTCGAAATCGGTATCAGAATGAAGGTCGAAGGCAAGGTTACAGAGGAGGGAGCAATTACCGTTTCTGCGAAAAAATTGGGCGATATCGTCAAAGAGCTCCCCAGCGATAAACCGATAGATCTCGCAACTACCGCCAACGATCGCGTTGAGCTCATCTGCGGGGACGGTGTTTACAAAATTATTGGGATGCCCGATGAAGAGTTCCCACAACTCCCTTCTGTTGAAGGTAATGCTGTCGCTATCGGTGGAGAAACGTTGCGCGACGTTCTCCAAAAAACGGAATTCGCAGCTTCCACAGAGGAGGTCCGATACTTCCTAAACGGACTCTATTTTAATTTCCTTGACGAGAAAACCGAAGTCGTCGCTACCGATGGCAAACGCCTCGCCCTTGCACACTGCGAACCCCTTAACTCTCCCGGCGAAGCCAAGGGATTTATCGTCCCACTTAAAGCCGTCCGAGAGATTGAACGGACGTTTGCGGAATCTGGCGAAGTTAATGTTTCTGTCTTTGAAAATCAAATCCTTTTTACCGACGGAGATGCCACTTTAACAACCCGACTTGTCGACGGCGAATATCCGAGTTATCAGAAAATCATCCCTGAAACCAGCGAAGGCAAGACAACCGTCTCAAAGGAACATATCCTCCGTGCAACTCGGCGGGTCGCTGTGCTCTCAAACCCAAAAAACTTTTCCATCTCTTTAGAGATTGATACAGAACAGATTCGGGTCTCCGCGAAGACCCCCGAATTAGGTGAAGCACACGAAACATTGCCGGTTGAGTCGAGCACTGGAACCGTCCGAATCGGTTTTGACGCACGGTTGCTGGTAGAGGCGTTCGCCCATATCGAAACTGAGTCTTTGTCAATTGAATTTTCAGGCGAGTTGAATCCTGTCCTTATTAAACCCGTTGGCACGGACAACTATCTCACCCTTATCATGCCGATGCGTTTGGAGCCTGTTTCGGCATAA